From the genome of Streptomyces sp. NBC_01260, one region includes:
- a CDS encoding biotin--[acetyl-CoA-carboxylase] ligase yields MTPSDASHNRWSDLDRPPLNVPALRRGLLRPDGLWSTLDVVDTTGSTNSDLAGRAAGLTEGAVLVAEEQTAGRGRLDRTWTAPARSGLFFSVYLTPGAVPVQRWGWLPLLTGVAVAAGLARSAGVDTALKWPNDVLVTIEGEERKTGGILAERAGDGVVIGIGLNVSLRADELPAPTAASLALAGAVSTDRETLLRGVLRSLEQWYGKWRAADGDAAASGLQEAYVAGCATLGRTVRAQLPGDRTLTGEAVAIDGDGRLVLSTGDGLQEPVSAGDIVHLRGAGGGLT; encoded by the coding sequence ATGACACCCTCGGATGCGTCTCACAACCGTTGGTCGGACCTGGACCGGCCGCCCCTGAACGTTCCCGCGCTGCGGCGCGGGCTGCTCCGCCCGGACGGGCTGTGGAGCACCCTCGACGTCGTGGACACCACCGGGTCCACCAACTCCGATCTCGCTGGGCGCGCGGCCGGGCTCACCGAGGGCGCCGTCCTGGTCGCCGAGGAGCAGACCGCCGGACGGGGGCGCCTCGACCGGACCTGGACCGCCCCGGCCCGCTCGGGCCTGTTCTTCTCCGTCTACCTGACGCCCGGCGCGGTACCGGTTCAGCGCTGGGGCTGGCTGCCACTGCTCACCGGGGTCGCGGTGGCGGCCGGTCTGGCGAGGTCGGCGGGCGTCGACACGGCCCTGAAGTGGCCCAACGACGTCCTGGTCACCATCGAGGGAGAGGAGCGCAAGACGGGCGGCATCCTGGCCGAACGCGCCGGGGACGGTGTCGTCATCGGCATCGGCCTCAACGTCTCCCTGCGCGCGGACGAGCTGCCCGCCCCCACGGCCGCCTCGCTCGCCCTGGCCGGAGCGGTCTCCACGGACCGCGAGACGCTGCTGAGGGGCGTGCTGCGCTCACTGGAGCAGTGGTACGGGAAGTGGCGGGCGGCGGACGGCGACGCGGCCGCGAGCGGCCTGCAGGAGGCGTACGTGGCCGGCTGCGCGACGCTCGGGCGGACGGTGCGGGCCCAGCTGCCGGGCGACCGCACGCTCACGGGGGAGGCCGTGGCGATCGACGGGGACGGGCGGCTGGTCCTGTCGACCGGCGACGGTCTCCAGGAGCCGGTGTCGGCGGGCGACATCGTGCACCTCCGGGGCGCCGGGGGCGGTCTGACCTGA
- a CDS encoding acyl-CoA carboxylase epsilon subunit, protein MIKVVRGNPTPEELAAALAVVQARAAAVAAVSSGAPELPGQWSDPGRVARRGRHLPGPRAWARTYWPG, encoded by the coding sequence ATGATCAAGGTCGTACGGGGCAACCCGACCCCGGAAGAGCTGGCGGCCGCGCTCGCGGTCGTCCAGGCACGCGCCGCCGCGGTGGCCGCCGTGTCGTCCGGCGCGCCGGAGCTGCCCGGCCAGTGGTCCGACCCGGGCCGGGTCGCCCGGCGCGGCCGTCATCTGCCGGGGCCGCGCGCCTGGGCACGTACGTACTGGCCCGGCTAG
- a CDS encoding acetyl/propionyl/methylcrotonyl-CoA carboxylase subunit alpha has protein sequence MRKVLIANRGEIAVRVARACRDAGIGSVAVYADPDRDALHVRAADEAFALGGDTPAASYLDMAKVLQAAKDSGADAIHPGYGFLSENAEFAQAVLDAGLTWIGPPPQAIRDLGDKVAARHIAQRAGAPLVAGTPDPVGGSAEVVAFAEENGLPIAIKAAFGGGGRGLKVARTLEEIPELYDSAVREAVAAFGRGECFVERYLDKPRHVETQCLADSHGNVVVVSTRDCSLQRRHQKLVEEAPAPFLSEAQNAELYAASKAILKEAGYVGAGTVEFLVGTDGTISFLEVNTRLQVEHPVTEEVTGLDLVREMFRIADGEELGYDDPAVRGHSFEFRINGEDPGRGFLPAPGTVTVFAPPSGPGVRLDAGVESGSVIGPAWDSLLAKLIVTGATREQALQRAARALAEFNVEGMATAIPFHRAVVADPAFTSAPFRIHTRWIETEFVNEIPAFAAPADAEADEESGRETVVVEVGGKRLEVSLPSSLGMSLARTGLAAGARPKRRAAKKSGSAASGDTLASPMQGTIVKIAVEEGQEVKEGDLIVVLEAMKMEQPLNAHRAGTVKGLAAEVGSSVSSGAVICEIKD, from the coding sequence GTGCGCAAGGTGCTCATCGCCAACCGTGGCGAAATTGCTGTCCGTGTTGCCCGCGCTTGCCGGGATGCGGGAATCGGGAGCGTGGCCGTCTACGCAGACCCGGACCGCGACGCTCTGCACGTGCGTGCGGCCGACGAGGCATTCGCGCTGGGCGGTGACACCCCGGCCGCCAGCTATCTGGACATGGCCAAGGTGCTCCAGGCTGCCAAGGACTCCGGGGCGGACGCGATCCACCCGGGTTACGGATTCCTCTCGGAGAACGCCGAATTCGCCCAGGCCGTGCTGGACGCCGGACTGACGTGGATCGGCCCGCCGCCGCAGGCGATCCGGGACCTCGGCGACAAGGTCGCCGCCCGCCACATCGCCCAGCGTGCCGGTGCCCCGCTCGTCGCCGGCACCCCGGACCCGGTCGGGGGTTCCGCCGAGGTCGTCGCCTTCGCCGAGGAGAACGGGCTGCCGATCGCGATCAAGGCCGCCTTCGGCGGTGGCGGGCGCGGGCTGAAGGTCGCCCGCACCCTGGAGGAGATCCCGGAGCTGTACGACTCCGCGGTCCGTGAGGCCGTCGCCGCGTTCGGGCGCGGGGAGTGCTTCGTGGAGCGCTACCTCGACAAGCCGCGGCACGTGGAGACCCAGTGCCTGGCCGACTCCCACGGCAACGTGGTCGTCGTCTCCACCCGTGACTGCTCGCTCCAGCGCCGGCACCAGAAGCTGGTCGAGGAGGCCCCGGCACCGTTCCTGTCCGAGGCGCAGAACGCCGAGCTGTACGCGGCGTCGAAGGCGATCCTGAAGGAGGCCGGTTACGTCGGCGCCGGCACGGTCGAGTTCCTCGTCGGCACGGACGGCACGATCTCCTTCCTGGAGGTCAACACCCGCCTCCAGGTCGAGCACCCGGTCACCGAGGAGGTCACCGGCCTCGACCTCGTGCGCGAGATGTTCCGCATCGCCGACGGCGAGGAGCTGGGCTACGACGACCCGGCCGTGCGCGGCCACTCCTTCGAGTTCCGGATCAACGGCGAGGACCCGGGCCGCGGCTTCCTGCCCGCCCCCGGCACCGTCACCGTGTTCGCCCCGCCGTCCGGCCCCGGTGTCCGCCTCGACGCGGGCGTCGAGTCCGGCTCGGTCATCGGCCCCGCCTGGGACTCGCTGCTGGCGAAGCTGATCGTGACCGGTGCGACGCGTGAGCAGGCGCTCCAGCGCGCGGCCCGCGCGCTGGCCGAGTTCAACGTCGAGGGCATGGCCACCGCCATCCCCTTCCACCGCGCGGTCGTCGCCGACCCGGCGTTCACCTCCGCCCCGTTCCGGATTCACACCCGCTGGATCGAGACGGAGTTCGTCAACGAGATCCCGGCGTTCGCCGCTCCCGCCGACGCGGAGGCGGACGAGGAGTCCGGCCGCGAGACCGTGGTCGTCGAGGTCGGCGGCAAGCGCCTAGAGGTCTCGCTGCCCTCGTCGCTCGGCATGAGCCTGGCCCGCACCGGTCTCGCGGCGGGTGCCAGGCCCAAGCGCCGCGCGGCGAAGAAGTCCGGCTCCGCGGCCTCCGGCGACACCCTCGCCTCCCCGATGCAGGGCACGATCGTGAAGATCGCCGTGGAAGAGGGCCAGGAGGTCAAGGAGGGCGACCTGATCGTCGTCCTTGAGGCCATGAAGATGGAGCAGCCGCTCAACGCGCACCGCGCCGGCACGGTCAAGGGCCTCGCCGCCGAGGTCGGCAGCTCGGTCTCGTCCGGTGCCGTCATCTGCGAGATCAAGGACTGA
- a CDS encoding acyl-CoA carboxylase subunit beta, with product MSEPEETDIHTTAGKLADLQRRTEEATHAGSARAVEKQHAKGKLTARERVGLLLDEGSFVELDEFARHRSTNFGIEKNRPYGDGVVTGYGMVDGRPVCVYSQDFTIFGGSLGEVYGEKIVKVMDFALKTGCPVIGINDGGGARIQEGVAALGLFAEIFRRNVHASGVVPQISLIVGPCAGGAVYSPAITDFTVMVDQTSHMFITGPDVIKTVTGEDVGFEELGGARTHNTTSGVAHHMAGDEKDAIEYVKSLLSYLPSNNLSEAPAFPEEADLATSDEDRELDTLIPDSANQPYDMHTAIEHVLDDGEFLETQALFAPNILTGFGRVEGYPVGVVANQPMQFAGCLDINASEKAARFVRTCDAFNVPVLTFVDVPGFLPGVDQEYGGIIRRGAKLIYAYAEATVPLITVITRKAFGGAYDVMGSKHLGADINLAWPTAQIAVMGAQGAVNILHRRTIAAAEDQDATRAGLIADYEDALLNPYVAAERGYVDAVIMPSETRAHVVKGLRQLRTKRESLPPKKHGNIPL from the coding sequence ATGTCCGAGCCGGAAGAGACCGACATCCACACCACCGCGGGCAAGCTCGCGGACCTGCAGCGCCGTACCGAAGAGGCGACCCACGCGGGTTCCGCGCGCGCCGTGGAAAAGCAGCACGCGAAGGGCAAGTTGACGGCGCGCGAGCGCGTCGGTCTGCTGCTCGACGAGGGCTCCTTCGTGGAGCTCGACGAATTCGCCCGGCATCGCTCGACGAACTTCGGGATCGAGAAGAACCGCCCGTACGGAGACGGTGTCGTCACCGGGTACGGCATGGTCGACGGCCGCCCCGTCTGCGTGTACTCGCAGGACTTCACCATCTTCGGCGGCTCGCTCGGCGAGGTCTACGGTGAGAAGATCGTCAAGGTGATGGACTTCGCGCTGAAGACCGGCTGTCCGGTCATCGGCATCAACGACGGCGGCGGCGCCCGCATCCAGGAGGGTGTGGCGGCGCTGGGCCTCTTCGCGGAGATCTTCCGGCGCAATGTGCACGCGTCGGGTGTCGTCCCGCAGATCTCGCTGATCGTCGGACCGTGCGCGGGCGGCGCGGTCTACTCCCCCGCGATCACCGACTTCACGGTCATGGTCGACCAGACCTCGCACATGTTCATCACCGGCCCCGACGTCATCAAGACGGTCACCGGCGAGGACGTCGGCTTCGAGGAGCTCGGCGGCGCCCGCACCCACAACACCACCTCCGGTGTGGCGCACCACATGGCGGGTGACGAGAAGGACGCCATCGAGTACGTCAAGTCGCTGCTCTCCTACCTCCCGTCGAACAACCTCTCCGAGGCCCCGGCCTTCCCCGAGGAGGCGGACCTGGCGACCAGCGACGAGGACCGCGAGCTGGACACGCTCATCCCCGACTCGGCGAACCAGCCGTACGACATGCACACCGCGATCGAGCATGTGCTGGACGACGGCGAGTTCCTGGAGACCCAGGCACTCTTCGCGCCGAACATCCTCACCGGTTTCGGCCGGGTCGAGGGCTATCCGGTCGGCGTCGTCGCCAACCAGCCGATGCAGTTCGCGGGCTGCCTGGACATCAACGCGAGCGAGAAGGCCGCGCGCTTCGTGCGCACCTGCGACGCCTTCAACGTGCCCGTGCTGACCTTCGTGGACGTGCCCGGGTTCCTGCCCGGCGTCGACCAGGAGTACGGCGGCATCATCCGCCGCGGCGCCAAGCTGATCTACGCGTACGCGGAGGCGACGGTCCCGCTGATCACGGTGATCACCCGCAAGGCGTTCGGCGGCGCGTACGACGTCATGGGCTCCAAGCACCTGGGCGCCGACATCAACCTCGCCTGGCCGACCGCCCAGATCGCCGTCATGGGCGCCCAGGGGGCCGTCAACATCCTGCACCGCCGCACGATCGCCGCCGCGGAGGATCAGGACGCCACCCGCGCCGGGCTGATCGCGGACTACGAGGACGCGCTGCTCAACCCGTACGTGGCGGCCGAGCGCGGCTACGTGGACGCGGTGATCATGCCGTCCGAGACCCGGGCCCATGTGGTCAAGGGGCTCCGGCAGCTGCGGACCAAGCGGGAGTCGTTGCCCCCGAAGAAGCACGGCAACATCCCTCTCTAG
- a CDS encoding Maf family protein, which translates to MARMTDPAPRRFVLASASPARLGLLRQAGFAPEVIVSGVDEDALSAPTPAELALVLAEAKAAAVAGLAEVAGALVIGCDSVLELDGEALGKPADAEDATARWKSMRGRSGVLRTGHSLADTATGRTVSETASTTVRFGEPTDAEIAAYVASGEPLHVAGAFTLDGRSAPFVDSIDGDPGNVIGLSLPLLRRLLGELGIPVTDLWV; encoded by the coding sequence ATGGCGCGCATGACTGATCCCGCACCCCGCCGCTTCGTGCTCGCCTCCGCCTCCCCCGCCCGCCTCGGTCTGCTCCGGCAGGCCGGGTTCGCGCCCGAGGTGATCGTCAGCGGGGTGGACGAGGACGCGCTGAGCGCCCCGACACCCGCCGAGCTGGCGCTGGTGCTCGCCGAGGCCAAGGCCGCGGCCGTGGCCGGGCTTGCGGAGGTCGCGGGGGCCCTGGTCATCGGCTGCGACTCGGTGCTCGAACTCGACGGCGAGGCGCTGGGCAAACCGGCCGACGCCGAGGACGCCACGGCCCGCTGGAAGTCCATGCGGGGCCGGTCCGGGGTGCTGCGGACCGGTCACAGCCTGGCCGACACCGCGACCGGGCGGACGGTCTCCGAGACCGCGTCCACGACGGTCCGCTTCGGTGAGCCGACGGACGCCGAGATCGCCGCCTACGTGGCCTCCGGCGAACCGCTCCACGTGGCGGGCGCCTTCACCCTCGACGGGCGCTCGGCGCCGTTCGTGGACTCCATCGACGGCGACCCGGGCAACGTCATCGGGCTCTCGCTGCCGCTGCTGCGGCGGCTGCTGGGCGAGCTGGGCATCCCGGTCACCGATCTCTGGGTCTGA
- the mmpB gene encoding morphogenic membrane protein MmpB, which translates to MLWSDPENKPPKELRDAQEMMRRVGLVLALAMVVAMFVLGTR; encoded by the coding sequence ATGCTGTGGTCGGACCCCGAGAACAAGCCGCCGAAGGAACTGCGCGACGCCCAGGAGATGATGCGGCGCGTGGGGCTGGTGCTCGCGCTGGCCATGGTCGTCGCCATGTTCGTGCTCGGCACCCGCTGA